From a region of the Paraburkholderia hospita genome:
- the hydA gene encoding dihydropyrimidinase: MTTLIRGGTVIDSDRTHRADVLIADPQDGGTILQIERTIDPPAGANIVDAHDQYVMPGGIDPHTHMELPFMGTTASDDFYTGTAAGLSGGTTSIIDFVIPSPKQPLMDAFKEWRGWAEKASSDYGFHVAVTWWDDSVYRDMGTLVHEHGVSSFKHFMAYKNAIMADDEVLVNSFSRSLELGALPTVHAENGELVFQLQKQLLAKGFKGPEAHPLSRPPEVEGEAANRAIRIAQVLGVPVYIVHVSSKEAVEAISRARNEGQRVFGEVLPGHLVIDESVYRDPDWTRAAAHVMSPPFRTSEHREALWRGLQSGQLHTTATDHCVFCASQKAMGREDFTKIPNGCGGVEDRMSVLWHEGVNKGRITPNEFVRITSANAAQIFNLYPRKGAVQVGADADLVVWDPTATKTISVKTHHQKVDFNVFEGMTVQGVAMHTFTRGAHAWADGDLRAQRGAGQYLKRPPNAAYYDAVRVANKLKEPHPVER; this comes from the coding sequence ATGACAACCCTGATTCGCGGCGGCACGGTAATCGATTCGGACCGCACGCACAGAGCCGACGTGCTGATCGCAGATCCGCAGGACGGCGGCACGATCCTGCAGATCGAACGCACGATCGATCCGCCCGCGGGCGCGAACATCGTCGATGCGCACGATCAGTACGTGATGCCGGGCGGCATCGATCCGCACACGCACATGGAATTGCCGTTCATGGGCACGACGGCCAGCGACGACTTTTATACGGGCACGGCGGCGGGCTTGTCGGGCGGCACGACGAGCATCATCGACTTCGTGATTCCCAGCCCGAAGCAGCCGCTGATGGATGCGTTCAAGGAATGGCGCGGCTGGGCCGAGAAAGCATCGTCAGATTACGGCTTTCATGTGGCCGTGACATGGTGGGACGACTCCGTGTATCGCGACATGGGCACGCTGGTGCACGAGCATGGCGTGTCGAGCTTCAAGCACTTCATGGCCTACAAGAACGCGATCATGGCCGACGATGAAGTCCTCGTGAACAGCTTCTCGCGTTCGCTCGAACTCGGCGCGCTGCCGACCGTGCACGCGGAGAACGGCGAGCTTGTATTCCAGTTGCAGAAACAGTTGCTCGCGAAGGGCTTCAAGGGACCGGAGGCGCATCCGTTGTCGCGTCCGCCCGAAGTGGAAGGGGAGGCTGCGAATCGCGCGATCCGCATTGCGCAGGTGTTGGGCGTGCCGGTGTACATCGTGCACGTCTCGTCGAAAGAAGCGGTCGAAGCGATTTCTCGCGCACGCAACGAAGGGCAACGCGTGTTCGGCGAAGTGCTGCCGGGGCATCTGGTGATCGACGAATCGGTGTATCGCGATCCCGACTGGACGCGCGCCGCCGCGCACGTGATGAGCCCGCCGTTCCGCACGAGCGAGCATCGCGAGGCGTTATGGCGCGGGCTGCAATCGGGCCAGTTGCACACGACGGCCACCGACCACTGCGTATTCTGCGCGTCGCAGAAGGCGATGGGCCGCGAGGACTTCACGAAGATTCCGAACGGCTGCGGCGGTGTCGAAGACCGGATGTCGGTGTTGTGGCATGAGGGTGTGAACAAAGGGCGCATCACGCCAAACGAGTTCGTGCGCATCACGTCGGCGAACGCCGCGCAGATTTTCAACCTGTATCCGCGTAAGGGCGCGGTGCAGGTCGGCGCGGACGCGGATCTCGTCGTCTGGGACCCGACCGCGACGAAGACGATCTCGGTGAAGACGCATCATCAGAAGGTCGACTTCAACGTGTTCGAAGGGATGACGGTGCAGGGCGTCGCGATGCACACGTTCACGCGCGGCGCGCATGCATGGGCCGACGGCGATCTGCGCGCGCAACGCGGCGCGGGGCAGTATCTTAAACGTCCGCCGAACGCCGCCTACTACGACGCCGTGCGGGTCGCGAACAAGCTGAAGGAGCCGCATCCCGTCGAGCGCTAA